In Streptomyces paludis, the genomic stretch TGGCGAAGCTGAGCGTCTCGGGACGTACGGAAGCGGCGGCGTTCGCACACCGCCTCCGCCTCTTTCAGCCCTGACGATCCTCGTGGTCCTCGTGGTCCTGGGGATCCTCCGGACCGGAATCGTCCTCGTCCCGCACCCGTATCGTCACCTTGCCGGACGAGAGGTCTATCGGGCCGCGCCCCGGGTCGCCGGACTCGGTGTCGACGCGGCTCAGCTCCAGCCTCTTCCGCTCCTCATGGGTGTGCTTGCGGCCCGGCGCGAAGATCTCCTCGAACATGTTGAACACGGTCCGCTCACACCCTCACCCTCACTTGACCGTCAGCCGAAGGATCCTGTCGTCCCCCGCTCGCGGGGTGCCCCGGCCGTCCGTGTTACTGCTGACCAGCCACATCCCGTCGCCGCCGGCCGCGAGCACCGTCCGCAGACGGCCGTACTTCCCCTCCAGGAACGCCTCGGGGGCCGCCGCGGATTCCCGGCCCGCCAGCGGAATCCGCCAGAGCCGTGCCCCGCGCAGCCCCGCCATCCACAGGGAGCCCTCCGCGTACGCCAGACCGCTCGGCGACGCCTCGTCCGTCCGCCACTGCGCCACGGGGTCCACATAGCCGGACCGGCCGGCCTTCCCCTCGACCACCGGCCAGCCGTAGTTCTTGCCGGGCTCGATCAGGTTCAGCTCGTCCCAGGTGTTCTGGCCGAATTCCGCGGCCCACAGCCGGCCCGCCGCGTCCCAGGCCAGGCCCTGCACATTGCGGTGGCCCAGCGAGTAGACCACCGAATCCGCCGACGGGTTCCCGTGCACCGGCTGCCCGTCCGGCGTCATCCGCAGGATCTTCCCGCCCAGCGACTTCGGGTCCTGCGAGAGCCCGGTGTCGCCCGCCTCGCCCGTGCCCGCGTACAGCATGCCGTCCGGCCCGAAGGCGATCCGGCCGCCGTTGTGGATGGTCCCCTTGGGGATGCCGCGCAGTACGGTGTCGGGCGCGCCCAACTGCTGCCCGGCGGGCTTCTTCGGGTCGTACAGCATCCGGGCGACGCGGTTGTCCGACTCAGTGGTGAAGTACGCGTACACGAGACGGTCCGAGGCGTACGAGCGTGAGACCGCGATCCCCAGCAGACCGCCCTCGCCCGCCGGGGAGACCCCCGGCACCGAGCCGATCGTGGTCTGCTTGCCGCTCTCCGTGTCGACGCGGGTGATCGTCCCGTCGTCGCGCGAGGAGACGAGCAGCCCGCCGTCCGGCAGGGCCGCCAGCCCCCAGGGCGACTTGAGCCCCTCGGTCAGCGTGGCCGCGACCTCGACCGACCCCTTCGCGGGCGGTGGCGGCGACGGGCTGGCCGATCCGTCCTCGGACGGCGCCGCCGCCGGGCTCGACGCGGGGCTTCTGCCGAGGTCGGGCGCGCGGTCGGACGAGCATCCGGTGGCCACGAGGAGAGCGGCAGTGGCACACACGGCCGTCACTGCTGAACGCTGCACGGGTCCGTTCCCTTCGACGAGACGAGACGAGACGAGATGAGCTGAGACGAGCTGAGACGAGTTCGGGCGGGATCCTGCGGAGGAAAGACCGCCGTCTCCTGTTCATACACCGCCGCCCCGCCAGGAGTTCCCGACGCGGCGCCCGAACGCCACGCATGACACTCAGACCCACGACTCCCGTACCGGCGGCAGCGCCGCGATCTCGGCAAGATCGCGCTCCGACAGCGTCAGCGCCGCCGCCCCCGCGTTCTCCACCGCCCACTCCACCCGCTTCGTCCCCGGCAGCGGCACCACATGGCGCCCCCGGCTCAGCACCCACGCCAGTGCCACCTGCGCCGGAGTCGCCCCGTACCGCTCCGCTATCCGCCGCAGCCCGACCACCAGCGGCTGGTTCGAGGCCATGATCTCGGCCGTGAACCGGGGGTGGCGGGCCCGTAGATCGTCCGGCTCGAAGCCCTGTCCCGGAGTGAGCGTGCCGGTCAGAAAGCCGTTGCCCAGGGGCATCGCCGCCAGGAACCCGATCCCGCGCGCCTCGCACCACGGCAGCAGCCGGTCCAGTGCCTCCGGCGACCAGACCGACAGCTCCGCCTCCACCGCGCTCACCGGAAACACCTGCTGCACCCGCTCCAGCTGCCGGATCGTCGACTCGTGCAGATGCGCGCCCGACCGCCGGCGCGAGGCGCGCGCGCCCACCGCGCACAGCCCCAGCGCCCGTACCTTCCCCGCCCGCACCAGCTCCGACATCGCCCCCCAGGTCTCCTCGACCGGTATCTCGGGGTCCGCGCGGTGCAGCTGGTAGAGATCGATCACATCGGTCTGGAGCCGGCGCAGCGAGGCGTCACAGGCGCGCCGTACATAGTTCGGCCGGCCGTTGGCCACGATGTGCTGATCGCCGACGAGCAGCCCGCACTTGGTCGAGACGAAGACCTCGCCGCGCCGCTGCCCGACCACCCGCCCCAGCAGCAGTTCATTGGTGAAGGGGCCGTACATGTCGGCCGTGTCGAGCAGGCTCGTCCCGGCGTCGAGCGCCGCGTGCACGGTACGGAGCGACCGGTCGCCGCGCTGCTGCGAACCGGTGTAGGCCCAGTGCATGGGCATGCAGCCGAGTCCGACCGCCCCCACGTCGAGCGCCGCCGCGCCGAGAGTCCTGCGCTCCAACTGCCCGTACCCCTCCCAAGACCGACCGGCGCCGCCCTCAAGCTAACCTCATCACCCCGGCGGGCTTCGCATAGCCTCCTGACCATGACTTCAGACGTATGGCTGCCGCTTCCGGCGGACGAGATCGAGGGCCTTCCCGAGGGCCTGGACTACCGCTTCTGGGACGGCGGGGAGGACTATCCCGCCGACCCGGCCGACTGCTCCTTCTATGTCGTCCCGTACATGTCGCGGCCGGGGGTCGCGATACGGCCACTCGCCGCCATGACCTCCGTACGCGTCGTGCAGACCCTGTCCGCCGGTGTCGACAACGTGGCCCCCGCGCTCGGCGCGCTGCCCCAGGGCGTACGGCTGTGCAACGCCAAGGGCGTCCATGAGGCCAGCACGGCCGAACTGGCCCTCGCCCTGACGCTCGCCTCGCTGCGTGGGCTCCCTGACTTCGTCAGGGACCAGGACCGGGGGGAGTGGCGGTCCGGCTTCCACCAGTCGCTCGCCGACAAGTCCGTGCTGATCGTCGGGTACGGGTCGATCGGCGCCGCCATCGAGGACCGGCTCGCGCCCTTCGAGTGCGCGCGGGTGGCGCGCGTCGCGCGCTCCGCCCGCACCACCGGGCGCGGTCCGGTCCACGCGTTCACCGAACTGCCCGCGCTGCTGCCCGAGGCGGATGTGGTCATCCTCTCGACACCGCTCACCGACACCACGAAGGGCCTGGCCGGAGCCGGTTTCCTGGCCCGGATGAAGGACGGCGCGCTGCTCGTGAACGTCGCGCGCGGCGCGGTCGTCGACACCAAGGCGCTCCTCGCCGAGCTGGAGAGCGGCCGGATCCGGGCGGCCCTCGATGTCACCGACCCCGAACCCCTGCCGCGGGACCATCCGCTCTGGCATGCTCCGGGTGTCCTGATCAGTCCCCACGTCGGCGGACCCACCTCCGCCTTCCTGCCCCGGGCGCACCGGCTGCTGGCCCGGCAGCTGACCCGATTCGCCGCCGGGGAGGAGCTGTTGAACGTCGTCCTCACCACCGAGGGCTGAAAGAGCGGGCGGGCGGCGCCCGTTCACCACGCTCCGCACCCGTACGGACACCCTCGCCGGACCCCCGATGGCCACAACACCCCAGGTCGTCACGGAGAGTAGAAGAACTATGTCCCTGAGTGACGAGTCTGGTGTATCGTCCCGATCTGGGGGCTGTGCCGTGCCCGGGGCGGCGCGGCGGAGCGATCAGGAACAGAGGGGGGCGACGGGCGATGTACGGCCAATGGACGAACGATCCGACGCGGCAGGGACGCCGGCGGCGGCCTCCGGACACCTCGGAGCGCACGCCGGCACGGACACCGGCACCCGCACAGCCACCGGCACCCATGCCGACAGCGGCACCGACAGCGGCACCGACAGCGGCACCGGCTCCGGAATCGCGCGGAGCGGTCCGGTGAGCGCCGAGGGCATGGCCGTCGCCGGGCGCGCGGTCCCCGGCGGCGGCTCGGGGCTGCTCCCGCAGCTCGCGCTCGCCCTGATCTGCGGCGGATACGCCACCGGCGCGGCGCTGGGCTGGGGCTCGGAGCGGCTCGCCCTGTTCATGGGCGACTTCGGGCTCAGTATCGCCGCGCTGATCGCCGCCGTCTCCTGCTTCTGCTACGCGCGTGGCCACGTCAGCCGGTTCCGGCCGGCCTGGCTGCTCTTCTCGTTCTCCTCCGCGATGGCCTCCGCCGGGAACGCCGTCTGGGGCTGGTACGAGGTCGTCCTCGGCCGGACGGTCCCGAGCCCGTCCCTCGCGGACCTGCTCTTCCTCTGCTTCGCGCCGCCCGCCATCGTCGGCCTGCTCGTCCTGGCCAAACGCCCGGTCAGCCGGGCCGGCTGGGTCTGTCTCGCGCTGGACTCCTGGCTCATCGGCGGCTCGCTGCTCACCCTCTCCTGGAGCCTCGCCCTCGCCCGTACGACGGCGATCCCGGGCGAGAGCGTCCTCCAGTCCGCGCTGTCCCTCGCCTATCCGCTGCTCGACATCGTGCTGGTGAGCATGGTCCTCGCGCTGCACTTCCGGCGGGCCACCGGCAACCGCTCCGCGGTCAACACCGCGATCGCCGCCCTCGCCCTGACCGTGCTCTGCGACGCGCTGTTCACCTCCCCGCTGCTGCGCGACACCTACCGCTCCGGCCAGCTGCTGGACGCCGGCTGGTTCGCCGGGTCGCTGCTCCTCGCGTACGCGCCCTGGGGCGCGCGCCGGATGGCCGAGACCGCCCCCGCGCCGCCCCGGCCCGGGCGCCACACGACCCCGATCGCCAGCTCGCTGGCCGCCCTCACGCCGTATCTCGCCGCGGCCGTCTGCACCCTCGGCATCCTCTACAACGTCATCGAGGGCCGCCGGGTCGACCGCGTCGTGGTCCTCACCGGCTGTACGGTCGTGCTCGCGCTGGTTGTACGGCAGGGCATCATGCTCGTCGACAACATCGCCCTCACCCACGAGCTGGCCCACAAGGAGAACCACTTCCGCTCCCTGGTGCAGGGCTCCAGCGACGTCATCATGATCGCCGCGCCCTCCGGCATACTCCGCTACGTCAGCCCCGCCGCGGCGGGTGTGTACGGGCGCGACGCCGAGGACCTGGTCGGCGCCGAGCTGGCCTCGATCATCCACCCGGACGACCTGGGCCGGGTCATCCGCGAGGTCCGGCGCTTTCTGGCCGCCCCGCCCGCGGAGGAGCCCACGACCCGGATCGAGTGCCGGTTCCGGTCGGGCAGCGGCGGCTGGCTCAACGTGGAGTCCACCGTCAACCGCCACCAGGGCGGGCTGATCTTCAACAGCCGGGACGTCACCGAGCGCGTCCGGCTCCAGGCCCAGCTCCAGCACAACGCCGAGCACGACCCGCTCACCGACCTCCCCAACCGCGCCCTCTTCACCGAACGCGTCCGCCAGGCCCTCTCCGGCCGCCGCGCGACCGACCCCGGCACCGCCGTCCTCTTCATCGACCTCGACGGCTTCAAGGGCGTCAACGACCGGCTGGGCCACCAGGCGGGCGACGAGCTGCTCATCATGGCCGCCCACCGGCTCCAGGAGTCCGTACGGGCCGGGGACACCGCCGCCAGGCTCGGCGGCGACGAGTTCGCCGCCCTTGTCCTCGGTGACGGCTCGCGCGACCAGTCCGCCCGGGAGTACCAGGTCCACGAGATCGCCGACCGGCTCCGGCTCCGGCTCTCCCAGCCGTACCGGATCGACGGCAACGACGTCCGGGTCGCCGCCTCCATCGGTGTCGCCTTCGCCGAGCCCGGCATAACCCCCAGCAGCCTCATGCGCAACGCCGACCTCGCGATGTACCGCGCCAAGGCCGCCGGCAAGGACCGTGTCGAGATGTACGCGCCCCAGATGCAGGCCGACGTGGTCCGCAGGACCGAGCTGGCGGCCCGGCTGCGCACCGCCCTGCACGACGGCGAGTTCACCCTGCTCCACCAGCCCGTGGTGCATCTCACCTCCGGCCGGATCACGGCGGTCGCCGCCCAGGCCCGCTGGCGCTCCTCCCAGGGCATCCTGTTCACCCCCGCCGAGTTCCTGCGCGTCGCCGACGACGGCGACCGCACCGCCGAACTCGGCCGCTGGCTCCTCGAACACGCGGTGGAGGAGGCCGCCGAACGGATGCGTCTCGGCCATACCGTCGTGCCGGTCACGGTCCGGCTCCCGGCCCGCAGACTCCTCGACAAGTCGATGCCGCCCGGCGCCGTCGAAAGCCTGCTCGCCCGCCACCAGCTCCCCTCGGGCGCCCTGCTGATCGAGCTGTCAGACAGCGACCCGCGCGCCTCCCTGGACGAGCTGGAGCACCGTCTCGTGGCCCTGCGCCGGCTCGGCGTCCGGATCGCCCTCGACGGCTTCGGCAGCGGCTACGCGGCCATCAGCGCCCTGCGCAGACTCCCCGTCGACGTCCTCAAGCTCGACCGCGGTCTGGTCGAGGGCGTCGTCGAGTCCGCCCGGCTGCACAAGATCACGGCGGGGCTGCTCCGGATCGCCCGCGACCTCGGTATGCAGTCCGTCGCCGACGGCGTGGACGTTCCCGAGCAGGTGATCGCCCTGCGCGCCATGGGCTGCACCCACGGCCAGGGCATGGCCTTCTCCGGGCCGCTCGACGAGTACCGGCTGCGCCGGGCCCTGGCCGTCGGCGCCTTCCCGCTGCCGGGCGGCGCGCCCCTGCCCGTCCTCACGCGCGGCGCGCTCCCCGGGCGCCGCCCCCGGCCGCCGGTCCCGCAGCAGGTCCCCCAGCAGGTCTCCGACCGGATTTCACGCCCCACCATCCGCTCGAATAGTGAGACGCCTGTCCCACCCACTTGACAGCCGGGGTGGGCCGGGAGGAGGGTCGCTTCCATGCGCACCCGAATTCTCGTACTTGGAAAGCGCGTCGGCTGAAGCAGAGCGTCTCACCCGCTCCGCAGACCGCACCGACGCGCTCCCCTCGCCTGCCTCACGGCACGGGGGGTTTTTTGTTGCACCGGAACGTCGCAAACCCTCGCAAAAACCTCGCACACCCTCAGCTTCGAGAAGAGAATGCCGATGACCGACCAGGCCACCGGGGCCCACCATCCGCAGCCGCGGGCCCGTAACGGCGGACAGTCCTCCGCCTCCCTCCCTGTCGAGCACGTCACGGGCGCCCAGTCGCTCATCCGCTCTCTTGAGGAAGTGGGCGCCGACACGGTATTCGGTATCCCCGGCGGCGCCATCCTCCCGGCGTACGACCCGATGATGGACTCCACCCGGGTCCGGCACATCCTCGTCCGCCACGAGCAGGGCGCCGGCCACGCGGCCGAGGGGTACGCGCAGGCCACCGGCAAGGTCGGGGTCTGTATGGCGACCTCGGGCCCCGGCGCGACCAACCTGGTCACCCCGATCGCCGACGCGCACATGGACTCCGTGCCGATCGTCGCGATCACCGGCCAGGTGGCCAGCGCGGCCATCGGGACGGACGCCTTCCAGGAGGCGGACATCTGCGGCATCACGATGCCGATCACCAAGCACAACTTCCTGGTCACCAAGGCCGAGGACATCCCGCGGACCATCGCGGAGGCGTTCCACATCGCCTCCACCGGCCGCCCGGGGCCCGTCCTGGTCGACATCGCGAAGGACGCCCTCCAGGCGCGTACCACCTTCAGCTGGCCGCCCACCCACGATCTGCCCGGCTACCGCCCGGTCACCAAGCCGCACGCCAAGCAGATCCGCGAGGCCGCCAAGCTGATCACCCAGGCGAGCCGCCCGGTGCTGTACGTCGGCGGCGGCGTCCTGAAGGCCGGCGCCACCGCCGAGCTGAAGGTCCTCGCCGAGCTGACCGGCGCGCCCGTCACCACCACCCTGATGGCCCTGGGCGCCTTCCCCGACAGCCACCCGCTGCATGTGGGCATGCCGGGCATGCACGGCTCGGTCACCGCCGTCACCGCGCTCCAGAAGGCCGACCTGATCGTCGCCCTCGGCGCCCGCTTCGACGACCGTGTCACCGGCAAGCTGGAGAGCTTCGCGCCGCACGCCAAGATCGTCCACGCCGATATCGACCCGGCCGAGATCGGCAAGAACCGCGTCGCGGACGTGCCGATCGTCGGGGACGCCCGCGAGGTCCTGGCCGATCTCGTCCAGGC encodes the following:
- a CDS encoding DUF6191 domain-containing protein yields the protein MFNMFEEIFAPGRKHTHEERKRLELSRVDTESGDPGRGPIDLSSGKVTIRVRDEDDSGPEDPQDHEDHEDRQG
- a CDS encoding PQQ-dependent sugar dehydrogenase is translated as MQRSAVTAVCATAALLVATGCSSDRAPDLGRSPASSPAAAPSEDGSASPSPPPPAKGSVEVAATLTEGLKSPWGLAALPDGGLLVSSRDDGTITRVDTESGKQTTIGSVPGVSPAGEGGLLGIAVSRSYASDRLVYAYFTTESDNRVARMLYDPKKPAGQQLGAPDTVLRGIPKGTIHNGGRIAFGPDGMLYAGTGEAGDTGLSQDPKSLGGKILRMTPDGQPVHGNPSADSVVYSLGHRNVQGLAWDAAGRLWAAEFGQNTWDELNLIEPGKNYGWPVVEGKAGRSGYVDPVAQWRTDEASPSGLAYAEGSLWMAGLRGARLWRIPLAGRESAAAPEAFLEGKYGRLRTVLAAGGDGMWLVSSNTDGRGTPRAGDDRILRLTVK
- a CDS encoding aldo/keto reductase, which translates into the protein MERRTLGAAALDVGAVGLGCMPMHWAYTGSQQRGDRSLRTVHAALDAGTSLLDTADMYGPFTNELLLGRVVGQRRGEVFVSTKCGLLVGDQHIVANGRPNYVRRACDASLRRLQTDVIDLYQLHRADPEIPVEETWGAMSELVRAGKVRALGLCAVGARASRRRSGAHLHESTIRQLERVQQVFPVSAVEAELSVWSPEALDRLLPWCEARGIGFLAAMPLGNGFLTGTLTPGQGFEPDDLRARHPRFTAEIMASNQPLVVGLRRIAERYGATPAQVALAWVLSRGRHVVPLPGTKRVEWAVENAGAAALTLSERDLAEIAALPPVRESWV
- a CDS encoding 2-hydroxyacid dehydrogenase, with the protein product MTSDVWLPLPADEIEGLPEGLDYRFWDGGEDYPADPADCSFYVVPYMSRPGVAIRPLAAMTSVRVVQTLSAGVDNVAPALGALPQGVRLCNAKGVHEASTAELALALTLASLRGLPDFVRDQDRGEWRSGFHQSLADKSVLIVGYGSIGAAIEDRLAPFECARVARVARSARTTGRGPVHAFTELPALLPEADVVILSTPLTDTTKGLAGAGFLARMKDGALLVNVARGAVVDTKALLAELESGRIRAALDVTDPEPLPRDHPLWHAPGVLISPHVGGPTSAFLPRAHRLLARQLTRFAAGEELLNVVLTTEG
- a CDS encoding putative bifunctional diguanylate cyclase/phosphodiesterase, encoding MAVAGRAVPGGGSGLLPQLALALICGGYATGAALGWGSERLALFMGDFGLSIAALIAAVSCFCYARGHVSRFRPAWLLFSFSSAMASAGNAVWGWYEVVLGRTVPSPSLADLLFLCFAPPAIVGLLVLAKRPVSRAGWVCLALDSWLIGGSLLTLSWSLALARTTAIPGESVLQSALSLAYPLLDIVLVSMVLALHFRRATGNRSAVNTAIAALALTVLCDALFTSPLLRDTYRSGQLLDAGWFAGSLLLAYAPWGARRMAETAPAPPRPGRHTTPIASSLAALTPYLAAAVCTLGILYNVIEGRRVDRVVVLTGCTVVLALVVRQGIMLVDNIALTHELAHKENHFRSLVQGSSDVIMIAAPSGILRYVSPAAAGVYGRDAEDLVGAELASIIHPDDLGRVIREVRRFLAAPPAEEPTTRIECRFRSGSGGWLNVESTVNRHQGGLIFNSRDVTERVRLQAQLQHNAEHDPLTDLPNRALFTERVRQALSGRRATDPGTAVLFIDLDGFKGVNDRLGHQAGDELLIMAAHRLQESVRAGDTAARLGGDEFAALVLGDGSRDQSAREYQVHEIADRLRLRLSQPYRIDGNDVRVAASIGVAFAEPGITPSSLMRNADLAMYRAKAAGKDRVEMYAPQMQADVVRRTELAARLRTALHDGEFTLLHQPVVHLTSGRITAVAAQARWRSSQGILFTPAEFLRVADDGDRTAELGRWLLEHAVEEAAERMRLGHTVVPVTVRLPARRLLDKSMPPGAVESLLARHQLPSGALLIELSDSDPRASLDELEHRLVALRRLGVRIALDGFGSGYAAISALRRLPVDVLKLDRGLVEGVVESARLHKITAGLLRIARDLGMQSVADGVDVPEQVIALRAMGCTHGQGMAFSGPLDEYRLRRALAVGAFPLPGGAPLPVLTRGALPGRRPRPPVPQQVPQQVSDRISRPTIRSNSETPVPPT
- a CDS encoding acetolactate synthase large subunit; the encoded protein is MTDQATGAHHPQPRARNGGQSSASLPVEHVTGAQSLIRSLEEVGADTVFGIPGGAILPAYDPMMDSTRVRHILVRHEQGAGHAAEGYAQATGKVGVCMATSGPGATNLVTPIADAHMDSVPIVAITGQVASAAIGTDAFQEADICGITMPITKHNFLVTKAEDIPRTIAEAFHIASTGRPGPVLVDIAKDALQARTTFSWPPTHDLPGYRPVTKPHAKQIREAAKLITQASRPVLYVGGGVLKAGATAELKVLAELTGAPVTTTLMALGAFPDSHPLHVGMPGMHGSVTAVTALQKADLIVALGARFDDRVTGKLESFAPHAKIVHADIDPAEIGKNRVADVPIVGDAREVLADLVQAVQAEHTDGHVGDYTAWWNDLNRWRETYPLGYDQPGDGTLSPQQVIQRIGQLAPEDTIFAAGVGQHQMWAAHFIEYEKPATWLNSGGAGTMGYAIPAAMGAKAGQPDRTVWAIDGDGCFQMTNQELTTCALNNIPVKVAIINNGALGMVRQWQTLFYNQRYSNTVLHGGDGSGSAPTGGTRVPDFVKLAEAMGCVAMRCESPDELDAVIAKANAINDRPVVIDFIVHEDAQVWPMVAAGTSNDEVMAARDVRPDFGDSADD